A single region of the Triticum dicoccoides isolate Atlit2015 ecotype Zavitan chromosome 2B, WEW_v2.0, whole genome shotgun sequence genome encodes:
- the LOC119363921 gene encoding uncharacterized protein LOC119363921: MVRFFCFSSSTTQQKPKGCFLLADETMLTVSKKDSQEQTVKFTAGSASPNQMAGENNHSVASGQYDINSSSHQECWRSDEWNRHACSDDDKEEKVGHLQKSQSLGNMLQEDCDHHGSEGTECDITDHDYRSHCSGFKSNTDVEESTRLGSKNNGNVFDASSDLISHGVYEPSVDHAADSDRHHSYDHKKFPRSQSAIFQNNSDSDREVSVDSERLGPRCRSFEDLCSMDGEKVDYLSGDETNRSKSNLHVLCAGPSSPGISEALGLEDCSGGRSGAAEDGQRSSASVDGNFVRDGMLSHDYWDGKYIAADNKAYPVAACCADSGHNCVINGALDQESKEKLWHRNSDLYHESLGIDMPNLKNLSDSKDISEEAEHNETGMNGDQHFDEDLNELSPRAYSIKRIEDWISRIDIDSDIIVEEQGESSSSASTKYSESVISVSAVRPDAKSPLGMEIAYTYISKLTPVSSSAQLANLGLVAIPRLSAFSGLRLLNLSGNSIVRITAGALPKGLHMLSLSKNNISIIEGLRELTRLRLLDISYNRISRIGHGLASCSSLKELYLAGNKISEVDGLHRLLKLKVLDLRHNKISTSKGLGQLAANYNSLEAINLDGNPAQKNVGDQHLKKYLLGLLPNLAVYNKQPVRATGSKEVSDRHTRKISSSHRSDRSSRSDRKSSRLVAGTSSRHARPAHTSGPLVKQSRSRNMPMAALGSRPVEYAGAGVPAKQIQMEEKSQ, translated from the exons ATGGTTAGGTTTTTCTGCTTTTCATCCTCAACTACACAACAGAAACCGAAG GGGTGCTTTCTGCTAGCAGATGAGACCATGCTCACTGTTTCAAAGAAAGATTCTCAGGAACAAACAGTGAAGTTCACTGCTGGATCAGCGAGCCCGAACCAGATGGCGGGTGAAAATAACCATTCAGTTGCTAGTGGGCAGTATGATATTAACTCATCATCTCACCAAGAATGCTGGAGATCTGATGAATGGAATAGACATGCAtgctctgatgatgacaaggaggaGAAAGTTGGGCACCTACAGAAGAGTCAGTCTCTTGGAAACATGCTTCAAGAGGATTGTGATCATCATGGCAGTGAAGGTACTGAATGTGATATTACAGACCATGATTACAGAAGCCATTGCTCTGGTTTCAAGAGCAATACAGATGTTGAAGAATCCACTAGGTTAGGCAGCAAGAACAATGGGAATGTTTTTGATGCCTCATCTGACCTGATCAGTCATGGTGTTTATGAACCTTCAGTTGATCATGCTGCTGACTCTGACAGGCATCACTCTTATGATCATAAGAAATTTCCAAGGTCACAATCTGCTATATTTCAGAATAATTCTGATAGTGATCGAGAAGTTTCTGTTGATTCTGAGAGACTAGGCCCCCGTTGCAGATCTTTTGAGGATTTATGTTCAATGGACGGTGAAAAGGTTGATTACTTGAGTGGCGATGAAACAAATCGCTCGAAATCAAATTTGCATGTGCTTTGTGCTGGACCTTCTTCGCCAGGTATCTCTGAAGCATTAGGCTTGGAGGATTGTTCGGGAGGTCGATCTGGTGCTGCTGAAGATGGCCAACGGTCCTCTGCAAGTGTGGATGGAAATTTTGTGAGGGATGGGATGCTAAGTCATGACTACTGGGATGGCAAATATATTGCTGCTGATAACAAAGCTTATCCAGTTGCCGCTTGCTGTGCCGATTCAGGGCATAATTGTGTCATCAATGGTGCTTTAGATCAAGAAAGCAAAGAGAAATTGTGGCACAGAAATAGTGATCTCTACCATGAGTCACTTGGCATTGACATGCCTAATTTGAAGAACCTGTCTGACTCGAAGGATATTAGTGAGGAAGCTGAACACAATGAAACTGGAATGAATGGTGATCAGCATTTTGACGAGGACCTAAATGAACTTAGTCCAAGAGCTTACAGCATTAAAAGGATCGAGGATTGGATCAGCCGAATTGATATTGACAGTGACATTATTGTGGAGGAGCAGGGAGAAAGTTCAAGTTCTGCATCAACAAAATATAGCGAGTCGGTGATCAGTGTTTCTGCTGTGCGCCCTGATGCTAAAAGTCCTCTTGGCATGGAGATAGCTTACACTTATATTTCAAAGTTGACTCCTGTTTCTTCATCTGCACAACTGGCAAACCTTGGTTTGGTTGCAATCCCAAGACTGAGTGCGTTCTCGGGCCTACGGCTGTTGAACTTATCAGGGAACTCAATAG TGCGCATAACTGCAGGAGCTCTTCCGAAAGGTCTTCACATGTTAAGCCTGTCGAAAAATAATATCTCAATTATTGAAGGCCTTAGAGAACTAACGCGCTTACGCTTGCTGGACATAAGCTATAATAGGATCTCTAGGATTGGCCATG GTTTGGCTTCATGTTCTTCTTTGAAGGAGTTATATCTGGCTGGTAACAAGATCAGTGAGGTAGATGGTCTTCACCGCCTTCTGAAGCTAAAAGTTCTGGACTTGCGCCACAACAAGATCTCAACATCTAAGGGCCTTGGTCAACTGGCTGCGAACTACAATTCCCTCGAAGCCATCAACCTAGATGGCAACCCGGCACAGAAGAACGTAGGTGACCAGCACCTGAAGAAGTACCTGTTAGGTCTCTTGCCAAACCTTGCTGTGTACAACAAGCAGCCTGTAAGAGCAACTGGCTCAAAAGAGGTCTCGGACCGTCACACACGCAAGATCTCTTCTTCCCATCGTTCTGACCGCAGTTCCAGATCGGACCGCAAATCTTCCAGGTTGGTGGCTGGCACATCTTCACGGCATGCCCGTCCTGCACATACTTCAGGCCCTTTGGTGAAGCAGTCGAGGTCCCGGAACATGCCAATGGCGGCGCTGGGCTCTAGACCAGTGGAATATGCAGGTGCTGGAGTTCCAGCGAAGCAAATTCAGATGGAGGAAAAATCGCAGTGA